A DNA window from Tachysurus vachellii isolate PV-2020 chromosome 20, HZAU_Pvac_v1, whole genome shotgun sequence contains the following coding sequences:
- the LOC132863673 gene encoding ATP synthase subunit C lysine N-methyltransferase-like — MEDSIEVMLQERNSKLLSHYRDNRVLAFAAGAIFSGIYGLWAMFCLPGIKVPFRLKVPFLPSTKEQTENVMRLLEGRQSQLADLGSGDGRLVFAACSFSASRLTPCCWPALEAMPGGGKYHTLMSHLFKQEFWKALWLIWRRKLLNELPFDAEVVVCRFPFPHWPHSCTSGSGLDQVWAYNVSQKRDTCSSWKTHP, encoded by the exons ATGGAGGACTCGATCGAGGTCATGCTCCAGGAACGAAACTCTAAATTACTCTCTCATTATCGGGACAACCGAGTTCTTGCCTTCGCGGCAGGAGCCATCTTCTCCGGGATCTATGGCCTCTGGGCCATGTTCTGCCTGCCTGGGATAAAAGTGCCATTTCGGCTTAAGGTGCCGTTCTTGCCCTCCACAAAAGAACAGACGGAGAATGTGATGAGATTGCTTGAAGGGAGGCAAAGCCAGCTGGCTGATCTGGGCTCAGGAGATGGACGACTG GTGTTTGCAGCATGCTCTTTCAGCGCTTCGAGATTAACTCCATGCTGTTGGCCTGCTCTCGAGGCCATGCCTGGTGGAGGGAAATACCACACACTCATGTCACATTTGTTTAAGCAGGAATTTTGGAAGGCGTT ATGGCTGATCTGGAGGAGAAAACTGCTGAACGAGCTTCCTTTCGATGCCGAGGTGGTGGTGTGTCGCTTCCCATTTCCACACTGGCCACACAGCTGCACTAGTGGCTCTGGACTGGACCAAGTCTGGGCGTATAATGTCTCACAGAAAAGAGACACATGCTCCTCTTGGAAAACACATCCCTGA
- the plk2a gene encoding serine/threonine-protein kinase PLK2 → MQSMDILRTIAYQPVSNNKMCEHITHHKPTETRRGKAEDCAHATQEMSRIISDCTTGKCYCRGKVLGKGGFAKCYEFTDLSTGKVYAVKIIPHTRVSKPHQREKIDREIELHRALHHKHIVQFYYHFEDKDNIYILLEHCSRRSLAHILKARKVLTEPEVRYYLRQIISGLKYLHEQEILHRDLKLGNFFINEAMELKIGDFGLAAKLEPVENRRRTICGTPNYLSPEVLNKQGHGCESDVWALGCVMYTMLLGRPPFETTNLKETYRCIREARYTMPSTLSPQAKHLISIMLAKSPEDRPRLDDILHHDFFSQGFTPDRLSVSCCHTAPDLQHTSPARSFFKKAAAALFGGKKDKAKYFETQNKLTKEEEDIHRLRHDLRKTSISNQPCRQAAEDSKPPVPSTGKSVVTTKDGGNKQQIRDTIRMIVRGTLGSCSSSSECLEDSTMGTVADTVTRVLRGCLENMPEANNISKESLNCSLQWVTKWVDYSNKYGFGYQLSDHTVGVLFNNGTHMSLLSDKKTVHYYAELGQCTVFPTTEAPEQFVSQVTVLKYFAHYMEENLMDGGDLPNVIDISKPRLYLLQWLKSDRALMMLFNDGTFQVNFYHDHTKIILCSQNEEYLLTYINEERVSTTLLLSTLLCCGCSSDLRSRMEYALNMLLQRCN, encoded by the exons ATGCAGAGCATGGACATTCTCAGGACTATAGCTTATCAACCTGTAAGCAACAACAAAATGTGCGAGCACATTACACATCATAAACCGACCGAGACGAGACGTGGAAAAGCTGAGGACTGCGCGCACGCGACGCAGGAAATGTCGAGGATCATATCTGACTGCACGACAGGGAAATGTTACTGTAGGGGAAAAGTTCTCGGCAAG GGTGGCTTTGCCAAATGTTATGAATTTACAGATCTGAGTACAGGCAAAGTGTATGCTGTGAAAATTATTCCACACACGCGTGTCTCCAAACCCCACCAAAGAGAAaag ATTGACCGAGAAATTGAACTGCACAGAGCCCTTCACCACAAACACATCGTCCAGTTTTACTACCACTTCGAAGACAAGGACAATATCTACATCCTTCTTGAGCACTGTAGCAGACGA TCACTGGCACATATTCTGAAAGCTCGCAAGGTGCTTACAGAACCGGAGGTTAGGTACTACCTAAGACAGATCATCTCAGGGTTGAAGTACCTCCATGAACAGGAAATCCTCCACAGAGATCTCAAATTAG GTAATTTCTTCATTAACGAGGCAATGGAGTTGAAGATAGGGGACTTTGGCCTAGCAGCTAAGCTAGAACCGGTTGAAAACCGCAGAAGAACAATATGCGGAACCCCAAACTACCTGTCTCCTGAAGTCCTTAACAAGCAAGGCCACGGCTGTGAATCAGATGTTTGGGCTCTTGGCTGTGTCAT GTACACTATGCTGTTGGGCAGGCCGCCATTTGAAACCACCAATCTGAAAGAGACGTACCGTTGCATAAGGGAAGCGAGATACACCATGCCTTCTACGTTGTCCCCACAAGCCAAACATCTCATTAGCATCATGCTTGCCAAAAGTCCCGAGGACAGGCCAAGACTGGATGATATCCTACACCATGACTTCTTCAGCCAG GGTTTCACCCCAGACAGATTGTCTGTCAGCTGCTGTCATACAGCACCAGATCTCCAGCACACCAGCCCTGCCAGAAGCTTCTTCAAAAAGGCTGCAGCCGCTCTGTTTGGTGGCAAGAAGGACAAAGCCAAATACTTTGAAACACAAA ATAAACTGACAAAAGAGGAGGAGGACATCCACAGACTGCGGCATGACCTCAGGAAGACCTCAATCAGCAATCAGCCTTGCAGGCAAGCTGCTGAG GACAGTAAACCACCAGTTCCATCTACTGGGAAGTCAGTTGTCACTACCAAGGATGGAGGCAACAAGCAGCAGATCCGTGACACCATCCGCATGATTGTCCGAGGCACGCTGGgcagctgcagcagcagcagcgaat GCTTAGAGGACAGCACGATGGGTACTGTAGCAGACACCGTTACCAGAGTGCTCCGAGGCTGTCTGGAAAACATGCCAGAAG CTAACAACATTTCAAAAGAGAGCCTAAACTGCAGCCTCCAGTGGGTGACTAAATGGGTGGACTACTCTAACAAGTATGGCTTTGGTTATCAGCTGTCTGACCACACAGTCGGTGTCCTTTTCAACAACGGCACCCATATGAGCCTGCTGTCCGATAAGAA GACGGTACATTACTATGCAGAGCTGGGACAATGTACAGTCTTCCCCACCACTGAGGCTCCAGAGCAGTTTGTCAGCCAGGTCACCGTCCTCAAGTACTTTGCGCATTATATGGAAGAAAATCTTATGGAT GGTGGTGATTTGCCCAACGTGATCGATATCAGCAAGCCAAGGCTGTATCTCCTGCAGTGGCTCAAGTCCGATCGTGCACTCATGATGCTCTTCAATGATGGCACTTTTCAG GTGAACTTCTACCACGATCACACCAAGATCATCTTGTGCAGCCAGAATGAGGAGTACCTGCTGACGTACATCAACGAGGAGCGTGTGTCCACCACGCTACTTCTCAGCACTCTACTCTGCTGTGGATGCTCCTCGGACCTGCGGAGCCGCATGGAGTACGCGCTGAACATGCTGCTCCAGAGGTGTAACTGA